A region from the Ptychodera flava strain L36383 chromosome 10, AS_Pfla_20210202, whole genome shotgun sequence genome encodes:
- the LOC139142055 gene encoding uncharacterized protein, which yields MLRRQVCVLSTTMGRSILLPLCVLYLSCNAQFDGNDNAPEVRKQANGCAYTFLLPIPDDGECFEPNEVASSVSPYGEDVSALVKRLQAQGDKIDSLKRIGLQHLWRMDELEANKHELQKANTIQTSRVNELEDENSRLLSELSEQSQEIRRLQRLASQLIELRNAARENATKLEQLKNQLRTCNGGQDDTAGIDIAPREAKLLFDGTSSITYLDESNPIQELAEMTWCFWMKTVAGMTYDDNTVLVHYQSPFSSRATSHSISYAVTFFIEQLWNYRLRTGGGVTLFKRVPRDGHWHHVCMAWVGRIGKGRRWLYVDGTGTILGDGHVETVLGSGTLYLGFRPDIDYRRTEGFVGEMALFNMWDRHLNVDEIAAFAKECGDATEGNVVGWSAMFGGNAERENTVARQKDFCSNGDCEDVDCMTEGACIDAPVGQCSCPSQTSCQSEGRKLRFDGSSRVDVNVNDRVTQIDSLSICMWLKISSSRGTLFSITTPTSTANNAIQKIEFHGFSLAVQTYGGKPSQLVLLPHAGSLEGDGQPMAPRLHCRRARRRPKYHPAHLQRRHDDHQAILQTSHDHARPRDDQPGWVPGHTEHLRRGVRLSVLESRPQK from the exons ATGCTTCGTCGCCAGGTATGCGTACTGAGTACTACCATGGGCCGGTCGATACTCCTTCCTTTATGCGTGCTGTATTTGTCGTGTAATGCCCAATTTGACGGGAACGACAACGCTCCCGAAGTCCGCAAGCAGGCCAACGGGTGCGCGTACACCTTCCTGCTGCCCATTCCCGACGACGGGGAGTGCTTCGAACCGAACGAAGTGGCGAGTTCGGTGTCGCCCTATGGCGAAGACGTCAGCGCGCTGGTCAAGAGATTGCAGGCTCAGGGTGACAAGATAGACAGCCTGAAGCGAATAGGTCTGCAGCACTTATGGCGTATGGACGAGCTGGAGGCCAACAAACACGAACTGCAGAAAGCAAACACCATTCAAACTTCGAGAGTCAATGAACTTGAAGACGAAAACAGCCGACTCCTGTCAGAGCTCTCCGAGCAAAGCCAAGAAATCCGACGCCTTCAGCGCCTTGCAAGCCAGCTGATTGAATTAAGAAATGCTGCCCGGGAAAATGCCACAAAATTGGAGCAACTGAAAAACCAGCTGCGAACCTGTAACGGTGGGCAAGACGACACCGCGGGCATCGATATCG CACCAAGGGAAGCCAAACTTCTTTTTGATGGGACTTCGTCGATAACTTATCTAGATGAATCTAACCCCATTCAAGAGTTGGCCGAAATGACCTGGTGTTTTTGGATGAAGACAGTGGCCGGCATGACCTATGACGACAACACGGTGCTCGTGCACTACCAATCCCCCTTTTCTTCCCGTGCGACTTCTCACTCCATCTCATATGCCGTCACTTTCTTCATCGAGCAATTATGGAACTACCGACTCAGGACTGGCGGCGGGGTAACCCTCTTCAAGCGTGTACCCCGAGACGGTCATTGGCATCACGTGTGTATGGCATGGGTCGGTAGAATTGGCAAGGGCCGCCGATGGTTGTACGTCGATGGCACCGGCACAATCCTTGGCGATGGGCACGTTGAGACGGTGCTGGGAAGCGGGACGCTGTACCTCGGCTTCAGACCGGACATTGACTATCGTCGGACAGAGGGCTTCGTCGGTGAGATGGCGCTGTTCAACATGTGGGACAGACACCTCAACGTGGATGAAATCGCCGCGTTCGCCAAAGAGTGCGGCGACGCGACGGAGGGCAACGTGGTTGGATGGTCGGCGATGTTCGGAGGAAATGCTGAGCGAGAGAATACTGTGGCAAGGCAAAAAGATTTTTGCT CCAACGGAGATTGTGAAGACGTTGATTGTATGACGGAAGGTGCTTGCATCGATGCCCCCGTGGGCCAGTGTTCATGTCCGTCACAAACGTCGTGCCAATCAG AGGGAAGAAAACTTCGGTTCGATGGCTCGTCCAGAGTTGACGTGAATGTGAACGACAGAGTCACCCAAATCGATAGTTTGAGCATTTGTATGTGGTTGAAGATTTCCTCATCCAGGGGTACCCTTTTCAGTATAACCACGCCAACATCGACCGCAAATAACGCCATACAGAAGATCGAATTTCATGGCTTTAGCCTGGCCGTGCAAACGTACGGCGGGAAACCGTCACAGCTGGTACTCCTACCTCACGCTGGATCCCTCGAAGGTGACGGACAACCGATGGCACCACGTCTGCATTGTCGGCGAGCTCGCCGGAGACCGAAATACCATCCTGCGCATCTACAAAGACGGCATGATGATCACCAGGCCATTCTTCAGACAAGCCATGACCATGCGCGGCCTCGAGACGATCAGCCTGGCTGGGTCCCCGGACACACAGAGCATCTCCGCAGAGGTGTACGGCTTTCAGTTTTGGAGTCGCGACCTCAGAAGTGA